GCAATGCCAGCAGGCGGCGGAGCAGGCATGGGAATGATGTAAGAATAGTGTATTAGCAATTCTAATAATCATAGATTAGTATTATGAAAACTCCCCCTTTAGGGAGTTTTCTTTTTAATACAATTTGTGGTAAAATAGAGAAAATGGTTGACAAATGCCGACTGTTTTTTGTATCATAGCTTTTAAATATTACAAAGGAAAGTGAGGATAATAATCATGGGAAAGATTATTGGAGAAGGTATTACATTTGATGACGTACTTTTAGTACCAGCTTATTCAGAAGTAATTCCGAATCAGGTTGATCTGTCAACATATCTGACAAAGAAGATCCACCTTAACATACCGATGATGAGTGCAGGTATGGATACGGTTACAGAGCATCGTATGGCAATTGCTATGGCTCGTCAGGGAGGAATCGGTATCATTCATAAGAATATGTCTATTGAGGCTCAGGCTGAAGAGGTAGACAGAGTAAAGCGTTCTGAGAATGGTGTTATTACAGATCCATTTTATCTTTCACCGGATCATACACTGGCAGATGCTAATGAATTAATGGCTAAATTCCGCATTTCAGGTGTGCCGATCACAGAGAACGGAAAGCTGGTCGGTATTATCACGAACCGCGATCTGAAATTTGAGGAAGATTTCTCGAAGAAGATCAAAGAGTCTATGACTTCTGAGGGGCTCATCACAGCACCGGAAGGAATTACACTGGAGGAAGCGAAACGGATCCTTGCAAAAGCAAGAAAAGAGAAACTTCCAATTGTAGATAAGGATTTTCACTTAAAAGGACTTATTACAATTAAAGATATTGAAAAACAGATCAAATACCCTCTTGCAGCAAAAGATTCACAGGGACGTCTTCTTTGTGGTGCTGCTATTGGTATTACAGCAAACTGTATTGAGAGAGCTCAGGAGCTTGTCAATGCAAAGGTTGATGTTGTTGTTCTTGATT
The sequence above is drawn from the Dorea formicigenerans genome and encodes:
- the guaB gene encoding IMP dehydrogenase, whose translation is MGKIIGEGITFDDVLLVPAYSEVIPNQVDLSTYLTKKIHLNIPMMSAGMDTVTEHRMAIAMARQGGIGIIHKNMSIEAQAEEVDRVKRSENGVITDPFYLSPDHTLADANELMAKFRISGVPITENGKLVGIITNRDLKFEEDFSKKIKESMTSEGLITAPEGITLEEAKRILAKARKEKLPIVDKDFHLKGLITIKDIEKQIKYPLAAKDSQGRLLCGAAIGITANCIERAQELVNAKVDVVVLDSAHGHSANVIRTVDMIKSKFPDLQVIAGNVATGAATEDLIKAGADAVKVGIGPGSICTTRIIAGIGVPQISAVMDCYEAADKYGIPIIADGGIKYSGDMTKAIAAGANVCMMGSIFAGCDESPGTFELYQGRKYKVYRGMGSISAMENGSKDRYFQTDAKKLVPEGVEGRVAYKGSVEDTVFQLMGGLRSGMGYCGAPTIEDLKEKGRFVKISSASLKESHPHDIHITKEAPNYSVDE